The genomic DNA GAGAAGCTCGACCTGCTGTCGATGACCCACCCGGGCTGACACACCCTGCGAAACGCGGATGCCGCGAGGACTCGTTCCTCGCGGCATCCGCGTTTCTGCGTTCTCTGTTTCTGCTTTAAGGCCTTGTCACAGCTGTCGGACGTTGTTGCACCTGCAGGACGTTCTCGGCCGCAGCATCCGACACCTGCAACAACGTCCGACAGGTGCGACATCCCACTCCACTCCCACTCTTCCTGCACAAACAGCGATAGGCAGCAATCGATCCACAACGCACGCTCCGCCGTCGACGCAACGTTCCCGACCAGCATCCTGAGGGGATGTTGAAACCGGCAGCCCTCATCACTCAGCTGGGCGGCGTCGCCCGCGGAACGCAACTGCAGCAGTTCGGGGTGTCGCGGACCACGCTCTCGCGAGAGGTCGCCGCCGGACGCATCGACCGCCTGCGTACCGGCGTGTTCGCGGCACCTCAGGTGTCGGAGGATCTCCGGAGTGCGGCCGCCCACGGCGGGCAGCTCACCTGCACGTCGCTTCTCCGTCTGCAGCGGATCTGGGTTCTGCCCGAGACGACGGAGCCGCATGTGTGGATGGGCACGAAGGGCAGGGTGCATCGGCACGCGGGCTGCGCGTGCATCAGCCATTTCTACCGGGGGAAGGCCGAGATCGGCCCGGCTTCGATCGAGCGAGCCCTGGTTCACCTGTACAGATGCCAGGGCGATGAGGCGTTCTTCGCAGCCTTCGAATCGGCATGGATGCTTCGCCGGCTCTCGACTGCGGGCCGCTTCCGCATCCGCGCTTCCCTTCCTGCATCCGCTCGCTGGCTTGTCGACCTGGCCCGTTCGGATGCCGAGAGCGGCCTGGAATCGCTGCTCCGCCTGCGGCTCCACATCCTGGGCATCGCGCTGACCTGTCAGGTGCGGATCGCCGGCGTCGGGAGGGTGGATTTCCTCGTCGGCGCCCGGCTCATCCTCGAAGTCGACGGCAGAGAGAATCATGATGGCGAGACGAACAGGCACAAAGATCTGGTGCGGGATGCCGCGGCATCCCGTCTCGGCTACGAAACCCTCCGCTTCGACTACGCGCAGGTGATCCACGATTGGCCCACGGTTCAGGCGGCGATCCTCGGTGCCCTCCGACGGCTTCGGGACCACGCCTGATCCACCGCATCCGTCGGACGTTGTTGCAGGTGTCGGATGCCGGGGCAGAAGACGTCCGACAGGTGCAACAACGTCCGACAGGTGTGACGCCGTTCCGGCCACGGACCTACCCAGAACACACCTCCCAGCAACGCGGTCGGCCTTTTCTCCGCCTTCGGTACAGCCCGATTTTTCCTGAGGTTCACCTGCCGGACACCCGGGCTTGGTCTGCTGGGGCACGAGCGCTCTGCTCCCCCGAACACCCCCGCTTGAGGAGTCCCCGTGGTCATGAACATCGGTCGAACGAGCCTGCCCATGGCAGGTCACGTGCGAGGCAAGCGCAGTGCAGTCACCTGCCACCTGAAGTGCGCGAACGCGTGCGCGGACGGGGTGTGCAACACCTCGTCGAACGGCTACCTCCGCGACATCATCGACGCACAGCTGTCCCGCCGTTCCGTACTCGGCTTCGGTGCCGCCGCCGTCGCGAGCATCGTGCTCGCCCCCGCGCTGACCGGTGCGCAGTCCGCCACCGCCGCGTCGGGAGTGCCGATGGCTCCCGTCGGAGCGACCGGCGCTTTCGGATTCACGCCGATCGACCCGGTCGCTTACACGGTCGACAGCTTCGTCGTCCCCACCGGCTTCGACTGGGCGCCGATCATCCGCTGGGGCGATCCGATGTTCAACGACAGCCCCGCCTTCGACGCGGCCGACCAGACGCCCGAGGCTCAGGCACGACAGTTCGGCTACAACGTCGACTACACAGATGTGATCCGGACGTCGCCCACCACGGCGATCCTGTTCGTCAATCACGAGTACACCAATGAGGGAATCATGTTCCCCGCCGACCAGCTCGCCGGAGACCTCGACCGGGTGCGCCGCGTCGGCCTGAAGGCCCACGGCCTCAGCGTGGTCGACCTCACCCGCGCCGACGAGACGGCCTCCTGGAGCCCGGTGGTCGGCGGCCAGCGCAACCGTCGTTTCCTCGATGACACGCCCTACGCCTTCACCGGCCCGGCTGCCGGCTCGGCGCTGCTGCAGACCGCCGCAGATCCTGCCGGCACGACGCCGCTCGGCACCTTCGGCAACTGCTCCGGGGGCACGACGCCCTGGGGCACGATCCTCAGCGGTGAGGAGAACTTCAACGGTTACTTCCGTTCGGTCGGCACGTCGGCCAGCGATCAGCGCTACGGCCTGAAGGATGCCGAGACAGCCCGCGGCTGGGAGCACGTCGACCCTCGGTTCGACGCCCGCGCACCCGGGTTCGAGAACGAGGTCAACCGATTCGGCTGGATCGTCGAGATCGACCCGACGGACCCGACGTCGGTGCCTCGCAAGCACACCTCCCTCGGACGCCTCAAGCACGAGGGCGCGAACGTCATCATCGCGAAGAACGGCAAGGCCGTCGCCTACACGGGCGACGACGAGCGCTTCGACTACCTGTACAAGTTCGTCTCGCGCGACTCGTTCATCGAGGGCGACCGGGCGCACAACATGACACTGCTCGAGAACGGCGACCTCTACGTCGCCCGCTTCGCCGGTGACTCGCCTGCGGTCGAGATCGACGGATCCGGCGCCGTGCCCACGGACGGCGGATTCGGCGGCAGCGGCCAGTGGCTGCCGTTGGTCGTCGGCGGTGCGTCCGTCGTCGAGGGGATGTCGGTCGAGGAAGTCCTCGTCTATACGCGCCTCGCTGCGGACAAGGTCGGTGCGACGAAGATGGACCGCCCGGAGGACGTCGAGCCGAACCCTGTCACCGGCCGTGTCTACGTCGCGTGCACCAACAACACCAAGCGCGGTACTGCCGGCTCGGCCGGCCCCGACGAGGTCAACCCGCGCAACGAGAACCGCGACGGCCACGTGATCGAGATCACCGAGGCCGGTGGCGATCAGACGGCGACGGCGTTCTCGTGGACGCTTCTCCTCGTCGCAGGCGACCCCGCGACGAACTCGACCGCGTACTTCTCCGGCTTCCCGGCCGATCAGGTCTCTCCGATCTCCTGCCCCGACAACCTCGCGTTCGACAGCGCCGGAAATCTGTGGATCTCCACCGACGGCGCGCCCGGCGTCATCGGCTACAACGATGGCCTGTTCCGCGTGACGTTGGACGGACCGGAGCGCGGCAACGTCGAGCAGTTCCTGTCGGTGGCCCGCGAAGCCGAGACCTGCGGTCCGGTCATCCACGACGATGAGCAGCGCGTCTTCGTCTCGGTTCAGCACCCGGGCGAAGACGGCAGCTACGAGCAGCCGACCTCGCAGTTCCCGGACTCGATGCGCCCCGCCCCGCTCGCGGGCGCCGGCGGAGGCACGCTGAACATCCCTCGGCCGTCCGTGGTCCAGGTCTTCCCGTTGGACATCGAGCCCACACCGACGCCGACCCCCACGGTGGATCCGTCGCCGACGCCCTCGCCGACCGTCACCCCTGGCACGCCCGGAACACCGGGAACCCCCGGCACGCCAGGGACGAAGCCGGGAACCGGGCAGCTGCCCGCGACAGGTGCCGACCCGCTCGGCGGGATCCTCGCCGGCGCCGGACTGCTGGCCGCCGCGGGCATCGCGTTCCTCAGCCGCCGCAAGCGTGAAGCCGAAGCGCCCGACGCAGAGGCCTGAGCTCACCCGGATGCCGCGCGGACTCGCTCCGCGCGGCATCTGTGTTCCCTCCCGCGGGCATCAGCGACAGCGGCGGATACCCCGTCACACACGACAGCGGATGCCGCCCTCTGGACGGCATCCGCTGTCGATGTCTGTTCAGCTGAGCTCTCCGCCCTCCAGCAGCTCCGTGACGAGAGCGGCGATCGCCGAGCGCTCCGATCGCGTCAGGGTGACGTGACCGAACAGGTCGTGCCCCTTGAGCGTCTCGATCACGCTGGCGATGCCGTCGTGGCGACCGACCCGGAGGTTGTCGCGCTGGCCGACATCGTGGGTGAGGACCACGCGCGAGTTCTGCCCCATCCGGCTCAGCACCGTCAGCAGGACGTTGCGTTCCAGCGACTGCGCCTCGTCGACGATCACGAAGGCGTCGTGCAGCGAACGACCGCGGATGTGAGTGAGCGGCAGGACCTCGAGGATGCCCCGCTCGAGGACCTCCTCGACCACGTTGCCGGAGACCACCGAGCCGAGCGTGTCGAAGACCGCCTGACCCCAGGGCCCCATCTTCTCGCCCTGGTCGCCGGGAAGGTACCCGAGCTCCTGCCCGCCGACGGCGAACAGCGGCCGGAAGACGATGATCTTCTTCTGCTGCTGTCGTTCGAGTACGGCTTCGAGACCCGCGCACAGTGCCAGCGCCGACTTGCCGGTGCCTGCCCGTCCCCCCAGCGAGACGATGCCCACCTCAGGGTCGAGGAGCAAGTCGATCGCGATCCGCTGCTCGGCCGAGCGCCCGTGCATTCCGAAGATCTCTCGATCACCGCGCACCAGCCGGTACTCACCGTCGCCGGTGACCCGCCCGAGTGCGGAGCCCCGTTCGGAGTGGATGATCAAACCGGTGTTGACCGGGATGCCGCGCGCCTCCTCGCTGATGCCGACTTCGCTCTCGTAGAGGTCGCTGATGTCATCACCGGAGATGTCGAGGTTCGAGATGCCGGTCCAGCCGGAATCGATGGCCTGCTCGGCGAGGTACTCCTCCGCCCGGAGTCCGAGCGACGCCGCCTTCACCCGCATCGGCAGG from Microbacterium sp. LWO13-1.2 includes the following:
- a CDS encoding DUF559 domain-containing protein, which produces MLKPAALITQLGGVARGTQLQQFGVSRTTLSREVAAGRIDRLRTGVFAAPQVSEDLRSAAAHGGQLTCTSLLRLQRIWVLPETTEPHVWMGTKGRVHRHAGCACISHFYRGKAEIGPASIERALVHLYRCQGDEAFFAAFESAWMLRRLSTAGRFRIRASLPASARWLVDLARSDAESGLESLLRLRLHILGIALTCQVRIAGVGRVDFLVGARLILEVDGRENHDGETNRHKDLVRDAAASRLGYETLRFDYAQVIHDWPTVQAAILGALRRLRDHA
- a CDS encoding PhoX family phosphatase — protein: MNIGRTSLPMAGHVRGKRSAVTCHLKCANACADGVCNTSSNGYLRDIIDAQLSRRSVLGFGAAAVASIVLAPALTGAQSATAASGVPMAPVGATGAFGFTPIDPVAYTVDSFVVPTGFDWAPIIRWGDPMFNDSPAFDAADQTPEAQARQFGYNVDYTDVIRTSPTTAILFVNHEYTNEGIMFPADQLAGDLDRVRRVGLKAHGLSVVDLTRADETASWSPVVGGQRNRRFLDDTPYAFTGPAAGSALLQTAADPAGTTPLGTFGNCSGGTTPWGTILSGEENFNGYFRSVGTSASDQRYGLKDAETARGWEHVDPRFDARAPGFENEVNRFGWIVEIDPTDPTSVPRKHTSLGRLKHEGANVIIAKNGKAVAYTGDDERFDYLYKFVSRDSFIEGDRAHNMTLLENGDLYVARFAGDSPAVEIDGSGAVPTDGGFGGSGQWLPLVVGGASVVEGMSVEEVLVYTRLAADKVGATKMDRPEDVEPNPVTGRVYVACTNNTKRGTAGSAGPDEVNPRNENRDGHVIEITEAGGDQTATAFSWTLLLVAGDPATNSTAYFSGFPADQVSPISCPDNLAFDSAGNLWISTDGAPGVIGYNDGLFRVTLDGPERGNVEQFLSVAREAETCGPVIHDDEQRVFVSVQHPGEDGSYEQPTSQFPDSMRPAPLAGAGGGTLNIPRPSVVQVFPLDIEPTPTPTPTVDPSPTPSPTVTPGTPGTPGTPGTPGTKPGTGQLPATGADPLGGILAGAGLLAAAGIAFLSRRKREAEAPDAEA
- a CDS encoding PhoH family protein, yielding MTTRTAQQSTSTAQQATRKTARRSSSADPDQDLRTYVLDTSVLLSDPQAFFRFAEHSVVLPVVVISELEGKRNDPEIGYFARQALRHLDDLRVEHGRLDFPVEVGEGGTLRVELGNTDQSVLPVGIRLSDNDSRILSVAMHLSQDGQEVTIVSKDLPMRVKAASLGLRAEEYLAEQAIDSGWTGISNLDISGDDISDLYESEVGISEEARGIPVNTGLIIHSERGSALGRVTGDGEYRLVRGDREIFGMHGRSAEQRIAIDLLLDPEVGIVSLGGRAGTGKSALALCAGLEAVLERQQQKKIIVFRPLFAVGGQELGYLPGDQGEKMGPWGQAVFDTLGSVVSGNVVEEVLERGILEVLPLTHIRGRSLHDAFVIVDEAQSLERNVLLTVLSRMGQNSRVVLTHDVGQRDNLRVGRHDGIASVIETLKGHDLFGHVTLTRSERSAIAALVTELLEGGELS